The Epinephelus moara isolate mb chromosome 11, YSFRI_EMoa_1.0, whole genome shotgun sequence sequence AAAGGGTGATCGAGCCTTTCCAGTTCTTGGTCCTCAGCTTTGGAGCAGCCTACCACTGAGCATCAGATCAGCCGACTCTGTTCACATCCTTAAATCTCGTCTGAAATCTTAATTTTACAGTTTTGCCTTTCCTAACAGTTGATAGACGTATCGTGTGTATGGGTGTATGTATTTGCAGCCACAACCTACACTTTTGTActttgtgctctacaaataaagtcgttattattattattataaggcTTACTTCTATAGTGAattgaataattaaataaactatTCCCCATTTTTGGGACCCCCTGGAATTCCTAGGACCCTGGTTAAAAAGGGAGGGAGGTAAAGACAAGGAAAATATTGCAGAAGGAACAGTCACAACACTCAAGGAGCCATactttggtgtcagttctaTTGGAGTCAGTGGGGCAGGATCTGCAAATCACTCTTATACCCATcatcatggctctgtccagcAGATTCTGAGATGCAGCTGCTGGACTGAGCCctgatctgtttggagaccaatgACAAGGGAAACAAACATGCATATTTAAATAGAATATGTCAGGTCAACatcatgtaatgtgtgtttttgaatttggtGAAAGAATTATTCAGTCAAaattgaaacaacaaagatatgatgggttTAAGTGTAATTTGCAGTGCCCACCCCATTGACTCCAGTAGAACTGACACCCAAGTCTGGCTCCCCGAACACTGCCACTGTCATCATGACCATTCCTTCTTCTACTTTTTCCTTGGACAAAGAAAGGAATGGAAGTTTGCGGTGTTGATACtctcttgttttttctctcctcgcagatttttattttcaatatatGAGAAAATTATACAAGATATCCAGTGGCATAAGGTAGCtacgatgggccccagtgcacccTAGTTACTGGTTATGAAGCACACACTGAGTTTTAGGTTTATATTTtaccaacagtgtgtcttactcCTGCTTTTATGTTATAACTGCTTGCAGATGTGCCCATCTTGTCAGTCTTGAGTTTTATGCACTTAAACTAGCTACTGTAAATTGAAAAAAACTGATTTGACAGAAACCTGATATTGAAAACATTAACAAGCAGCTTAACAACGTGTATCCCCATTccaatgttttattgtgtgtgtgtgtttgtaaattaaatttagaaaatgaaagaaatgaaagaaaaatatactaatgtacagtacttgagtaaatggacttagttacattccacaaCTATTTGAATATTGTGAAAAtgaattatattatataatttacaaaccttaaaacatgatttaaaacacagagCAGCTTTAATTGAGAGATTCAAAGTATTACCGAAAGACATTAAACACATCACACAATTACATCAACCAATCAGCTAACATCCAGGTTTcagctcagccaatcagagccagcGATGATGCTCTGGCATGGAGAGGAGGCGGGCCTTGACTGGTTACCTGGTAACCACTGAAACACTTCACTGATAGGATGGCAATGCGGAAGGTTTGGATTTTAGCTTATTTTCAGCCCATTTTATTAATTCGTTTAcgtattaaaatgaaaaacaatgtcGCATACATCGTCAGGGTTTTCTCTTTTACCTATATTTAAGCTTTAGACTTTGTCCGTCGTCATATTTGAAACTAAAAATTCGaagttgtgttgtctgtttGGCACCTGCTAGCAAACACCTGTGTGCACTGAGCTCCACACGGTTCCGCTTACATTGAGAACAACCAACGTACTCTCTAAGTTATGAGTAAACTGAGGTTAGACTTACTATCTTTTAGTGAAAGCAGAAGCCAGCTTTTTGTGTcggttttaaaaagtaatttcttTGACACACTCGTTGCTGCATTAGTGAATTATCTTTGGCAATTAGAGCATTTTCCATTTGGCCGTGCGGTGATTTATTCCTCCATTTTGCTATTATTGTGTCTAGACAGTATGGTTCAGGatgcatttatttgtatttattgctTATCCTGGTCGGAGATAAATACTAATACTATTTGCTACTGTGCACTTTATGTAAATACAGTGATGAGCTTTTATATCATATTTTACAGGGTCTGGCATCTAAAGCCAGCAACAAGTTGGTGATCACCTCAGTTGCCTTTCAAGATCACATCACACGCAGCCTGCTGCATCCAGATTTCCCACTTTCTGACCCTTTGCTGAGATGCAGAAGAAAAGCACCTAGAAAAAGGGTGGAGGAAAGGACACTGCGGGCACAGGATCACCAAGACAACAGGGAATATGTGCTTGATTCTGCTCCACCTCCTTTAACATTAGGTAAAAGGAACACACATTTTTGGAGAGGCTTTATTTATGTGACTTAtgaatatataattttttttgtgtttcttttagcTCAGAAGTTGGGTTTGGTGGCCTCCCCTGCAGGGAGACTGACAGAGGACGAATGGACTCAGGTCAAGGCGAGGTCTGTTCAGCAGGGGGACTCAGCTCAGCCCTGTGCAGTATGCAGGGAGGAGTTTCGCCTTCATCCTCAGGTATTCCCCCAACACAGTAGCTACTTTTAATACTCTGTGAGAGACCTCTTTCTTCTTACATGTTTCCAAtgttctgtctgtcctcagggAAACCTGTGTTTCCGTATACACacatgggcacacacacacacaaagccaccCCCAACCACCACCTCCCCCTGCAGTTCCTGTATGTTCTAATCTGTGTAGACAACTGTACAAATTTACCCATACTGCCTTGGAACTCAACTGTGACGTGATGATGTAGCAATCAGTGTGTTACTGTGAGGGTCATTCAGTCTTTTACACCTTTCCGATCCCCTTTTAAGATGCCAATCTCCTCAAGAATGCAGGACTAGAATAGGCGGCCTCACAAAGCACAGTTGCCATAGATGCACGTGTAAATATTAGTTTGACtcagggagggaaaaaaaaagttaattagaGCCTGCTAACAAGGGAAAGTGACAGGAGGGAATCTTTGTTGATTTGGCATTTTCCTGCAAGCCTTCATATTGTAACAATGCGTTTGTGTGCCGCAGTCTTGTGTTGCGTTCACGCATTAATATGACAATTAAAAATGCTTACAGCAGCAGTTGTGTGATGTGATGTCAGATGTGTGGACTGAAATAGTCGCTTCTCTGCCCAgtttatatcatattaaaacTGGAAATATTTTACAACAGGACATGatttaaaagaaacatgttCCTCTGCTTTCTATTACTCTTTCATTCCATTtctatattgtgtgtgtgtccataaaCTGTAGCATGTACCCTTAAAGCATTGTGAGAGGTGAAATTTCTCAGTGGTCTAATGGCTTGTCGAACTCCTGGAAATTGTACACTGCAGGGGGCCCTTTCACTGGTGATGGAGTGTGTTGGTCAGGCCAAAAACAATGGGAAATCAATACGCCTCCCCCCTGCCCTCTAGAGATCTGAGTAAACTGGTTTGTGTGCCAAGCCCCATAGCTGTGGCTGTCTCCTTTCAGGCGATAAAAGAGTCGCTCTCACAGGTAGAAGAGACTATAGTCCAGGTCCCAGCCGGCCCACTGGGGGTCCTGCTGACTCCCTCTATCCTCTCAGCAAATAACACTTAAAGGcagatacacacattcacatacgtGCATGAATACACACAGATTTAACATGGCTTaaggctgacacacacacacacacacacacacacacacacacacacacacacagcatgtgcACAGACTGTATACTGTATAAGAGCTTTTTCTAAGCACTTTAAGAAAACCTGAAAACCAATACACATTCAACAGCGTCCTCTGGGGACATTTCAACCCATATAGTCAGTCAACCTATGAAATCTGTTAACTGCAAGATAGCTTTATatgtttattctttttttattgcattCATTTCACATATACTaaatcattttgtcatttttttttctttttaggtgTTGCTGTCTTGCTCTCATGTTTTCCATAGAGCATGTTTGCAAGCCTTTGAGAGGTTTTCTGGGAGGAAGTGCTGCCCAATGTGCAGAAAGGAGCAGTATGAGACACGGGTGATTCACGATGCAGCTCGCCTCTTCAGACACCAGTCTGCCACCAAGTACGTGCTCTAAATTaatttgggaaaaaaatacatgaaatactTTGTGTTTCAATAATTATATAGAACAGACACCCCTGTTCACACTGAGGCACAAAAAGAATTCATCACACTATCTTATCAAGTGACTTTGGCAAAACAACATCTCTCATCTAGCACGAAAGGAAGAAACACCCCCCAATACTAAAATTTGTTTTATGCATTAAATATACTCATTACCCCATACTTGAAACAATTCAATGGCTTTTTTACGTGGCACATTTTCGCATGAGTGAAGTCAGTCTGCTTTACGTTAAATAGAACCAAGGTATTTTTCAAGGCCTGTGTCCtcatagcatttttttttctcagcgcCAACGTCTTTTGTCAGTTGTTCCCAATGAGGAAAGAGTACATGCGGCCACCTGCAGTTGCctagaaaaaaaagtgctgtaCCCTGTAATGTAGCATCAAGTTAGCTACCTAGCTTATGttagtgtcaagatattgttgtcatagaaacatacCCATGCAgagcatgtcattaaaaaaagcgCTGGGATGAAGTGCTCCATAGCACCCTGCCACCACTTTTCTGCTGTAGAAAAACACTATGTGGACACAGACcataagtgactaatggagacaactgTTTTTGcaattggtccagtactgagaaAGACTGCAgcggcgaaacaggctgcaatgtaatccctgcgggcaattgtgcaccgtcaatttatgtccattaaaagtacttttttgccactgacaggctcagattgttactaGAAGTGTCTGGCATCATTATGGAAAGAACCCGACAgcgaaatgaaatgtttttcctgACTCATCACTTGTCTGCTCATTATTGTGACTATGTCTCGTACAAGGATATGTCCCGTTCTGAAATCTCATGACTTGTTGCAGAATAAACATCGAAGGAAACGTTAGTAAGAGTTGGACAGAGGAGTGCTGGGAAGAGTTTCTTTTGTTGGAGTACAGAAAGCCTAGCTTAGCGTTATCTAAAAGGTTTTCTTCATCATGACTAAATATATTTAGCAGATTTTGACAATGTGGAAAGGTCTGCAGgatttcagaacaagacttctccttgagcaaGACTTGGTTGCACACACGAACAAAGAGGGAAAGGTAAGGAAAAACGTTTAATTTCTCTGCAGGGTCTTttacataatgttgtcagactcaTATAAAAACAgtatgagcctgtcagtggcaaaaacaatcactttcAGTACACATAAATTGAAGATGCACGATTGCCCATAGGGGTTACAtagcagcctgtttcactgctgcagctaCAGTGGTCTCTGGACCAGtggtactggaccaatttcaaaaattgtcatctccattagtcacttagacacaaaaacatgggaaatagAGTACAAGTTagaaaataccaaagtttcctTTAAACACTGGAGGCATGATCAAATTGACTGTATCATAGTTGCACATGCAAAAATGTTCTATTTATAAAATGTATGTTGCTTGTACCCAAGCTATCTATGTACTGTAGATGGCAATCTACATTGGGATACACTGAGTCACACTTGCTGTTCTAGCTTGGTTTAGGTTTTACATGTGACAAATAAcgtcattttattttcaaggaATTGATTGGCACTACCAAGAAGCTCATAGCTTCACATAAAAATAGCAATCAATACATTTTTGAGACAGTTTTGAGTGACTTTTtgaatatgttttgtgtgttcatgcatgtgCGTAGGATTCAAGCATGCTGGCGAGGCTATGCTGCTCGAAAAAGATACAGAAAATTGAGAAAATCCATTTGCCCAAAGGACAAACAACTACGACGGAAATTCTTTGAAGCAAAGGTGAGTTTGGACTTCAAATCTGCAGTCATCACATCAAGGTCTTATAGATTAATCATGCTTATTTGGATCACACTTAACATACTACATAAGGTCACACTGCCCATCATCTGTCTCCTCaagtctctgttttttttttccactgtgacATTTTGAGACTGTTTAGTTGGTCAAACAAAGCCTGTGACGAACATCACATCTCGAGAGTTGAGACATGGGTTTCAGGGACTCACTGACCCCACTGCTAACCTAaatacacacgcacgcacacacctTCACCTGCTCTCACCCTCTCAAGTTCCTTTGATGCTTTGTGAATCATACACTGTTTGTCCACTAATTTGGAGAGAGTTTTGTGTTTTAGTCAAACATTCTGGACATTCCAGGGTCAACACAAAAGCCTTATGTCTCCTGTTTGGGGTTCTGGTATTCCTTCATCTATCTATAtatgtctggtgtgtgtgtgtgtgtgtgtgtgtgtagcagggTACTGGGTTAGATGGGAAAGGGTGAAGAGGTGAGGTTGACCAGGGCGCTTGGATTCCTGATGCAGGTTGTCATTTCAAGCTTTGTTCACTAGTCCCATTTCAAAGCTATAAATCATGCAGTGACTGGACTTGATGGAGGGATTATTTAAAGGTGGTCTAGAGAGCAGCCAGTGGATGGGGTCGTTTGACTCCGAGGCTGTGTTGCCTTCATGGTGGCTCACAGGAAAAGGGAACATTGCCACCTAGTGAACCTCCCCCAACTGAGGCCTTGGATGACCAAAGACGAGACCGGTCACcatttctttcaaccaaacaCCACTTATTCAGGGATGCAGGAAATTCCTTGTATAAATTCATCTAATAACCCTGCTTAGAAATAGTCATAGCTTCAACAGATGCACTCTATGTCCAATGTCTTTAAGAACAGGCCCTGTTTATTTCTACGTGGAGTGTTGTAATCACGCAGAGTGCTCCTGCGCTTCAAAGAGGCTGATTAAGCACAAGTGACAAATGTGTGAGGGCCACACTCATAATGTGTTGCAAGGGTCGGAGTGTCCTACCCATCCCCCTGTCAGTCTCTGTCATCTCGCCTATAAACCATGCCTTAACATGTCACGTAAACAAAGACTCCGCATTTACCAAACCAATTAACTCTGTTCTCACACATTAGGCCATGTCCGGGTCCACATGGAGTCATAGACGCTGTCAGACACTTTACATTCAAGTTGTGTGATTCAGTGGTTGTGGGTGGTCATGAGATTGTCTCATATCTTTTGTCACACTGAGGATGATCTTCAAGAGCCGTGAGCTGCGCAACACAGCGCTGACAGGTCTGATTGACTTGATTTTCAAGGGGAAGACTTATTTGCTTAGCTGACTGTAATGCAAACAGGCGTGTTAGTGCTGGGCTGGAACCTGTGCGAGACGGAAAAACCTATTCTTTCAGTTTTACTTGTGATAGCAGGAGGCCATAAAGCATCTTTGTACCGCGAAGCCACAGGTGTTCcttggaaagagaaaaaaaaaaactcccacatATCGGGTCAGTTTCAGAAATGTTATCAGCTGATCCTGATGCCCAGCTTTCAATTTTTACTCAC is a genomic window containing:
- the rnf32 gene encoding RING finger protein 32 encodes the protein MAMRKGLASKASNKLVITSVAFQDHITRSLLHPDFPLSDPLLRCRRKAPRKRVEERTLRAQDHQDNREYVLDSAPPPLTLAQKLGLVASPAGRLTEDEWTQVKARSVQQGDSAQPCAVCREEFRLHPQVLLSCSHVFHRACLQAFERFSGRKCCPMCRKEQYETRVIHDAARLFRHQSATKIQACWRGYAARKRYRKLRKSICPKDKQLRRKFFEAKLQELNDSFVRYCHTDTEAFLSDINRSLSSSRRVFQQLERKHVSEPQESDWDRIQSQVIHRGVWDCPICLTALCSPSLPTEADTSSHQQRRRTVLLSCSHVFHQRCLEAFESFSIESRPSCPLCRSVYHKKLI